From the Glycine max cultivar Williams 82 chromosome 11, Glycine_max_v4.0, whole genome shotgun sequence genome, the window CGTTATAAATTAATTCCGGAATTGCTACATGTTTTCATGTTAAAATGTAGAGACGATACTTATGACAAGTAttcgtgttatttttttttatcactgtaTTGGAGTTATTAAAGTCAACATTTTATCAAGATAATAAATGATTGATGATTTTAGGGCTAAGCACAGTTGGGTCAGAttcaatttggaaaaaaattggGCAATTGCTATATACATTTCTCTTTTACTAGATGTACCTCATGCCCCTTCCATTTAAATTCTCTATACATTGGTTcctaaaaattttaagaatccccttttaaaatttaatttattaattctgtttattttttcttctacaaaCTATATTCACGTTGTAGACAATGTGGTTGATACTCAAATGGCGATTACAATCAATACACACATACCGATGTTTGTTTCCAGTTCCACCAACAGATATAATATGAGTTTAATTGTACCTATttgagaataataaaatagtaatataattttttctatttttacagGACACATTGAATGTTaatgtttgaaataaaaatgttaaggtTGAAACAACTACGACACATTGAAACTACTAATGTAAACCTTCAACAGGAAAAAGCAATGGTGTTAAATAAAATAGggaattttgaaattttcaggaatcaaattattttaagggaactaaaattaatattttagaggaccaaatttttcatatttaactcaaaataaaatgaagaaattatattaaattaaaaattaagcttaAATTTGGGGTTGGGCCTCATAATTTCGAAAGTCGGCACAGGTGATTTGTCAAGTCTGAAGAGACCGAAGTGTTGCTGAATTTCTTGACCCTGCTTCTGGTTTTCATCAAACATGGCATAGAGATAAATCTCTATGGGACCATTAGGCCTCTTTGGGGTTCCACCCTTGGCATGGCTAATCAAGTTGCGGTAATAGGTTCCTGCGTTTTGAACAGTGGCTGCTACTGCTCCACCTTCAGATGGCCACCCACTCTCAGACACAACAACCGTCACATTGGGTGCCCCTACTTTCTCAAGAGCAGCGTATAGAGAATCCAACAATGCATCAAACAGGTTTTGGTACCCAGCCTCGTTGTTACCATGTTCAGTAAACAAGGCATAGTCAAGACTAATGCTTTGTTGGTCGTTAACATAGGCGAAGTAAGGGTACACGTTTGCGAGAAGTGGAGCTCCATTTCTAGCTAAAAAGTTTACAATTGGTCTTATGTATGAACTTGCACTACTGCTGAAAACGGCAACGTTTGGTGGGTAAGAGTAGCCAAGTAAAGTGGTGTCTATTGCTGTTGACACCTTGACTTGGCATTGTAAATTGGCGGCAGAAATTGCGTTCTGAATGTTTTCAAGTGCTGGAAGTACAGACCCTGCTAAAGAATTCGTTACCAACTGCAATGTACTTGAATTTCACGTTTTGTGAGTATGCTTTCACGTACTTGTTGACCCAATTTGTGGCATTTGCAACATTGATGAGAGATTGAAGTTGGTCATTAGGGACACCGAGGATCACCTCTATGTTTGAACCTCTGAGGGCTTGAAGGGCTCCTTCGTCTGGATGGTATAAACGGATTTTGTCAATTCGGTTTGATTTGTATAAATCCACCACTGCTTGCATTTTTGGTAGGTTGTTTCCTTTTCCTCCATAACACACACCCACGGATTGGAATTGTGCCCCTGCATCATATATTGAACCAAATTAAGTAGTAATTAACTAAGCATAAGGggtgcatttaaaaaaaatatgtctgggatttttttatttttttttttgtgaaatgatGGGGAATAACCCCACTAAAAATCGCAAAAAAATGCCGTAGATGTTACATCAGCCAAGACGGCAAGAACGAGAAAAGAAGTACAGCAAAAATCTGAATCCTATCATCAACGGACTAAGCATAACTAGCTAGCATACTGTCTTGAATCGCATCAGTTTGTCTCAGAATTCTATACGTAATTTCAGCTGGATGAAATTTAGTATCCTCAAACACAACAATAGGTTAAGTGCCTATTGAATCTGACACTATTGGTCGAAAGAGTGTCTGAAGCAATCTTTCAGAGAAGGAAACGCAATCTTTCAGGCCCCTTCTGATATCAGCAGGTAACACCTCCCTCAGATTCTGGAAATCCCAATCCCCTGCATCATTAACGTAGTCACACACCTTCCTAGCCGCCTGTTGAGGAGAAATGCTTACAATAGCTTTATTAATTTAGCTACCCTGAGAATGAATCCAATTATGATTCCAGCCCAAATTCTTCTCCACCTTATCCCAAGCAAATTCTTCTCCCAATTATGCTTACAATATGACTTGGTTTGAAACAAACTATTAATTAACCTTTTTTAAGAACAACTGTTAATTAacctaaatatacatatttcatGTACATGTAGATTTATTAATGACAGTaagtaaaaaacatttatttgatGCTAAGTTGAATTTAGAAAGGGCAAAAAATATCAATGGTTGAATTTAAAAAACGAAATGATATAGATATATCATtctttgttgttattaatttgAGGGTTGTTCTAACTTGGATGGTCTCGTGTCTAAATTCTTTCAAGCAAGCATGGAACATAGTGCAAGAAAAGTGACAAGGCATATTCTCATAGCCGAAGAAAAACTTCAATGAAAGAAGAACTCAGACAATTAATAAGAATATACTTGGCTGGCAACTCAGACAATTAATTACGACTTTAGGTAAGTTAATTAAACTAAAGGAAATCAAATAAGACATAGAGCATAGACAGTGCCATCTTAGatattgagagagagagacctGTAAATTCTACTACTCCAGTGGAAGATAATATTCCAAGAAGCAGCTATATGACAGACATGGCGGTGTTGCCTCTTGAGAAGATCTTATTGAATATTGATTGATTATGCAGAAGATCCAACCACTATTATCAACTAAACTCTTCAACACTAACTGATCATACGTATATTTTGCTTCAGAATTACTACCTAACACCTATTTATATTGGCAGAGTGAACAGTAGGCAGGACTTTGGATTACTCCATGGAAAAATAAACCTTAAGATATacgtatatatataacaatgccGAGTCGCCGATGACTTTGAATAAGAAACAACAATCTGTGAGAATAATTAGGTCGGTTATGCCATCCATTCAGCCTAACGTGACCAAAACGTTCCTATATATTGCTAGCCACAAATCAACCTCAAACGTCACTCACTTTTGTTGGTTACTtaactgaattttatttttttctgaaagcaaaatatttttgtgatacCTTGGGGGTGTAaagatcattaaaataaattttgaatccTATCATCTTATTTAAAGAATATAACTATCTATTAATTGCGGTGGGTCTTTTTATTCTTTACGTGAAGTTAGTAgacttttataatttgtataaatgaGATTAAAGATAACAAcactcataaaatatttttattataataaaaaaatataatagttatttGAAGGAtgttatgatattttaaaaaggaTTCATTAcatatagttatatattttttattatcttatgatacaatttaattttttttaaatattattagaaacatatttgaattttaaagattGTATGAGATTGAAGATggtgattattattatatgagatcatatttgttttaaatattactATGTCGTTTTATGTAAGATAGAAAAtagtcaattttaaatattaaattaaaataaaatgttaaaattaaaatattttaaatttaaatttaaattttatttaattataaaatttttaaaagatgtaaagaatttttttttttgtgtagttAGAAAAGCGAATAAAAAATAGTAGTGGTTTTTTTAGAATGAAAAGTATTATTAGGAAGGAGAAAGAAGGCTTAATACTTTATAGAATAGAATTAAAGCACACGCTTTCTTGATCTTGGTcgtaaaaagtaaaaaggaaaacttaaaaaaaaaaaaaggagagaaaaaaatgaagaaaaaccaCTTATTAGTTGCATTTAGTTTTGCATTTAGACCAGACATATTTTGTTGCGTTGGTTTTCCAATGATTGCCGAAACCCGAAGAAGAATCGTCGATTCGATTCAATCGCAACTCCGATGATTCCGACGCGTCTCCGGCGTCTTGTTCCGTCGCACTGGTAGCGCAGCACCACCCTCTCTCCTTCGATTCGGATTCTTGAAACGAAAATCCAAAACAACCCAACCATGGAAAACGCCAGTGACAATATTAATAGGTTTTCGAATCCAAACGCAAACGCGAACGCAACCGCAACGACCTCGACCTCAGGTTTCACGTTCAGTACCCCTTCCGTTTCGGGCCTGTCCCGGCCCAGATTCGTGAAGGTCCGCAAGCCCAACAACGCCCCCGCCTTCAATCCATCTCGCAACGGCGCTGCTGCGGCCGCCAACGTCAATGCCGCATTCGCCACCACCGATTTCGCCTCACGAATCGCCGATCCATTCAGGAATCTCAAAATCGACGCCAAAGGTGAGTTCGCCTTTGCCACTAATGATTCCTCACGTGTTGATGAAAATTCGGTATCTGAACAGATCAACAATTTGAAGATTGTTACCGATAACGACGATTCGGACGACCTACGGAATGAGCTCAAGAAGAAATTGAGCATTAAAGAAGGAGGAGGTAGTAATGCTGCAGTTGCTGAGAACTCAGCGAATGAAGTATTATATCAAATGAAGAAACTGAATATGAATGACGCTATTAGTAGTAGTAATGTTCATAATAGTGCAGGTCATGTTGAACCTAGTTTGGAAAATGTGACAACTTTTCGAAATCGTGAAACGGAAGCTGCAGAAGATTTGTTGAGGAAATTTGATAAGTTAAACATAGTTAAGGAGAAGAAGGAGGATTGTGATAAACCGAACTTGTGTAATCCTTTTGTGGAGGGAATCCACCCAAGAGTTGCAAGTGGTGGTGCTCAAGTTGCTTCGGAAGACTTTGGAATGTCACAAGGTGCTGCTTCAGCTTTGGCCTCTGTTTCTGTGTTCTTTCAGCCTGCTGGAGTTGGCAAGAGGGAGGAATTTGTGTTTACTGGTAAACAAGATATTTCAGGTTCATCTTTTGTTGAGTTTAAAACACCTGCACCACAAATTGGCAAAGAAGGAAAACTTAAGGAAAAAGGGAGTAAAGTGAGAATGAATAAGAGTAGAGAAAAGCCAAAGCATTATAGCTCGGCCCCGCCGTGGCATGGACAAAgttttgttttgaaagaaaGTGTTCCCCAGGACGAACTGCAGGGTTCACCAATGGACGTGTCACAGTATCAGGAAAAACTGGCTGAAAATGAAAGGTCGAGGGAAAATTCTTTGAC encodes:
- the LOC100799905 gene encoding LOW QUALITY PROTEIN: glucan endo-1,3-beta-glucosidase (The sequence of the model RefSeq protein was modified relative to this genomic sequence to represent the inferred CDS: inserted 2 bases in 1 codon; substituted 1 base at 1 genomic stop codon), which translates into the protein MSVIXLLLGILSSTGVVEFTGAQFQSVGVCYGGKGNNLPKMQAVVDLYKSNRIDKIRLYHPDEGALQALRGSNIEVILGVPNDQLQSLINVANATNWVNKYVKAYSQNVKFKYIAVGNEXSLAGSVLPALENIQNAISAANLQCQVKVSTAIDTTLLGYSYPPNVAVFSSSASSYIRPIVNFLARNGAPLLANVYPYFAYVNDQQSISLDYALFTEHGNNEAGYQNLFDALLDSLYAALEKVGAPNVTVVVSESGWPSEGGAVAATVQNAGTYYRNLISHAKGGTPKRPNGPIEIYLYAMFDENQKQGQEIQQHFGLFRLDKSPVPTFEIMRPNPKFKLNF